The Petropleomorpha daqingensis genome includes a window with the following:
- a CDS encoding AMP-binding protein has translation MVIDVEKLYDRRADNRWDRTCVGDVLERVTWSRPDRVAITGWAGAFATPEFERLTYREANEVVNRVAQGLLARGLTRGDRVLLLCENSVEAYLTKLGVAKAGMVNVPLNPSLAPDVIAQLLALAEPRFAVVDAELWPAVQPAFDAAGLSPDVTIGIGGGPVAGTVAFPEFLAGASPEEPDTVVHGDDIWELLFTSGTTALPKGVMLSHTYAHMGAYAFALSLTRGVPVEADLVLCSFLPVIYHVADQALSLPAFLAGGRLLIGRRPVPGEMAAAVRREQVTALWGGSPQLVKAFAAALDAGEPDCALKVLVYGWGAVEPGVLATLKEQCGEDFLLVGIFGQTEAISCHRFWPDREREKYVKAGSSVNYVGIPNPLLASTIMDFDGSSLLDKPGTPGEAVYRSPAVASGYYRDLPATEEAFRHGWFHSGDSCVVDDEGLRIMVDRYKDIIKSGGENVSSIRVEAMLHEHPQVAKAAVIGLAHDRWGEAVTAVVVRTPDATVTEDELVDWARARLAGFETPKAVVFADALPETVGGKVLKYKLRQAMADLYAAAASSSAD, from the coding sequence ATGGTCATCGACGTCGAGAAGCTCTACGACCGCCGCGCGGACAACCGGTGGGACCGGACCTGCGTCGGCGACGTCCTGGAGCGGGTGACCTGGAGTCGGCCGGACCGGGTGGCCATCACCGGCTGGGCGGGCGCCTTCGCCACCCCCGAGTTCGAGCGGCTGACCTACCGCGAGGCGAACGAGGTCGTGAACCGGGTGGCGCAGGGTCTGCTCGCCCGCGGCCTGACCCGCGGCGACCGGGTGCTCCTGCTCTGCGAGAACTCGGTCGAGGCGTACCTGACCAAGCTCGGCGTGGCCAAGGCCGGCATGGTCAACGTCCCGCTCAACCCCTCGCTCGCCCCCGACGTGATCGCGCAGCTCCTCGCGCTGGCCGAGCCGCGCTTCGCCGTCGTCGACGCCGAGCTGTGGCCGGCCGTGCAGCCGGCGTTCGACGCCGCCGGCCTCTCCCCCGACGTGACCATCGGCATCGGCGGCGGGCCGGTCGCCGGCACCGTCGCCTTCCCCGAGTTCCTCGCCGGCGCCTCGCCCGAGGAGCCGGACACCGTCGTCCACGGCGACGACATCTGGGAGCTGCTGTTCACCTCGGGGACGACGGCGCTGCCGAAGGGCGTGATGCTCTCGCACACCTACGCGCACATGGGCGCGTACGCGTTCGCGCTGTCGCTGACCCGCGGCGTGCCGGTCGAGGCCGACCTGGTGCTCTGCTCGTTCCTGCCGGTGATCTACCACGTGGCCGACCAGGCGCTGTCGCTGCCGGCGTTCCTGGCCGGCGGCCGGCTGCTGATCGGCCGCCGGCCGGTGCCGGGCGAGATGGCCGCGGCGGTGCGCCGCGAGCAGGTCACCGCGCTGTGGGGCGGCTCCCCGCAGCTGGTCAAGGCGTTCGCCGCGGCGCTGGACGCCGGCGAGCCGGACTGCGCGCTGAAGGTGCTGGTCTACGGCTGGGGCGCGGTCGAGCCCGGTGTGCTGGCCACGCTCAAGGAGCAGTGCGGCGAGGACTTCCTGCTCGTGGGCATCTTCGGGCAGACCGAGGCGATCAGCTGCCACCGCTTCTGGCCCGACCGGGAGCGGGAGAAGTACGTCAAGGCCGGGTCCAGCGTCAACTACGTCGGCATCCCGAACCCGCTGCTGGCCTCGACGATCATGGACTTCGACGGCTCGTCGCTGCTGGACAAGCCCGGCACTCCCGGCGAGGCCGTGTACCGCTCCCCCGCCGTCGCCTCGGGCTACTACCGCGACCTACCGGCCACCGAGGAGGCCTTCCGCCACGGCTGGTTCCACTCCGGCGACAGCTGCGTGGTCGACGACGAGGGCCTGCGGATCATGGTCGACCGCTACAAGGACATCATCAAGAGCGGTGGCGAGAACGTCTCGAGCATCCGGGTCGAGGCGATGCTGCACGAGCACCCGCAGGTGGCGAAGGCCGCCGTCATCGGGCTGGCCCATGACCGCTGGGGCGAGGCGGTGACGGCGGTCGTCGTCCGGACGCCGGACGCGACGGTCACCGAGGACGAGCTGGTCGACTGGGCGCGCGCCCGGTTGGCCGGCTTCGAGACGCCGAAGGCCGTCGTCTTCGCCGACGCGCTGCCCGAGACCGTGGGCGGCAAGGTGCTCAAGTACAAGCTGCGCCAGGCGATGGCCGACCTCTACGCCGCCGCGGCGTCGTCCTCGGCCGACTGA
- a CDS encoding DUF1707 SHOCT-like domain-containing protein: MDERRPDLRVSDRDRQAAAERLRLAMGEGRLDVVEYDDRLAKAYAAVTYADLEPLFIDLPPASAMALPELRPRPTAPPAPRPAPSVARVPTALKVLWTVWGAVVAINLTVWLIVSVTTGLTYFWPMWLAVPGAALFAVSAGVVGMRGERR, encoded by the coding sequence ATGGACGAGCGACGTCCGGATCTGCGGGTGTCGGACCGCGACCGGCAGGCCGCCGCCGAGCGACTGCGCCTCGCGATGGGCGAAGGACGGCTCGACGTCGTCGAGTACGACGACCGGCTGGCTAAGGCCTACGCCGCCGTCACGTACGCCGACCTCGAGCCGCTGTTCATCGACCTGCCGCCGGCGAGCGCGATGGCGCTGCCCGAGCTGCGCCCGAGACCGACCGCGCCGCCCGCGCCGCGCCCGGCGCCGTCGGTCGCCCGGGTGCCGACCGCGCTCAAGGTGCTGTGGACCGTCTGGGGCGCGGTGGTCGCGATCAACCTGACCGTCTGGCTGATCGTCAGCGTCACGACCGGGCTCACGTACTTCTGGCCGATGTGGCTGGCCGTGCCCGGGGCGGCACTGTTCGCCGTCTCCGCCGGCGTGGTCGGGATGCGCGGCGAGCGCCGTTGA
- a CDS encoding PP2C family protein-serine/threonine phosphatase has protein sequence MVDAGASAPVDPELLGEALDAVPEGVAVFDADWTIVYVNRSAAGILQRDRTQLLGRNIWIALPELGGTILHSFLLHARSVGSQVSWHGYYAPAARWLNATAVRRGDRLHVSFREASDHGREDAALLAGPDDDDAADADRERLRFLAEVSEAMISSSLDVDDALQKLMDLVVPRLGDWAIVALLGDDRRPTQSARAHSDPARIPDMDAYLDRPDQGDGDQDSPMAAAFYTGEPIAMHPIPSELVDYQLTSDEVRAAWRRLDTDSFVIVPLRARGETFGGLVLLNTSARGPHSEMEIATAVEVARRAGLALDNARLYGQQLKVAETLQRSLLTPPPQPDDLEIAVRYQPAAINMHVGGDWYDAFQQPDGATLLVIGDVVGHNVDAAAAMGQIRSIVRGIAFDRQDEPAAVLGRVDEVMDGLRIGTMATALIARIEQTPEEREQSVRRLRWSSAGHLPPLVRHADGTIDVLSARPEPLLGADIAQNRTDHVHRLLPEDTVLFYTDGLVEQGRTTIDAGLERLMGAVRDLGELGPDALCDALLDRIVARRSEDDVAIVAVRCHRQS, from the coding sequence GTGGTTGATGCCGGTGCCTCCGCGCCGGTGGATCCGGAGCTGCTCGGGGAGGCGCTGGACGCCGTCCCCGAGGGTGTCGCCGTGTTCGACGCGGACTGGACCATCGTCTACGTCAACCGCTCCGCCGCCGGCATCCTGCAGCGCGACCGCACGCAGCTGCTCGGCCGCAACATCTGGATCGCCCTGCCCGAGCTCGGCGGCACGATCCTGCACAGCTTCCTGCTGCACGCCCGGAGCGTCGGCTCGCAGGTCAGCTGGCACGGCTACTACGCGCCGGCCGCGCGCTGGCTGAACGCCACCGCCGTCCGCCGGGGCGACCGGCTGCACGTCAGCTTCCGCGAGGCCAGCGACCACGGGCGCGAGGACGCCGCCCTCCTCGCGGGTCCGGACGACGACGACGCGGCCGACGCCGACCGCGAGCGGCTGCGCTTCCTCGCCGAGGTCAGCGAGGCGATGATCTCGAGCTCGCTGGACGTCGACGACGCGCTGCAGAAGCTGATGGACCTCGTCGTCCCGCGGCTCGGCGACTGGGCCATCGTGGCCCTGCTCGGCGACGACCGCCGGCCGACCCAGAGCGCCCGGGCGCACAGCGATCCCGCCCGGATCCCCGACATGGACGCCTACCTGGACCGGCCCGACCAGGGTGACGGTGACCAGGACAGCCCGATGGCCGCCGCGTTCTACACCGGCGAGCCGATCGCGATGCACCCGATCCCGTCAGAGCTGGTCGACTACCAGTTGACCAGCGACGAGGTGCGCGCCGCCTGGCGACGCCTCGACACCGACTCGTTCGTCATCGTGCCGCTGCGGGCTCGCGGCGAGACGTTCGGCGGCCTGGTGCTGCTCAACACCAGTGCACGGGGTCCGCACAGCGAGATGGAGATCGCCACCGCTGTGGAGGTCGCCCGCCGCGCGGGGTTGGCGCTGGACAACGCGCGGCTCTACGGCCAGCAGCTCAAGGTGGCCGAGACCTTGCAGCGCAGCCTGCTCACCCCGCCGCCGCAGCCGGACGACCTGGAGATCGCCGTCCGCTACCAGCCGGCGGCGATCAACATGCACGTCGGCGGCGACTGGTACGACGCCTTCCAGCAGCCCGACGGCGCCACGCTGCTGGTCATCGGCGACGTCGTCGGGCACAACGTCGACGCGGCCGCCGCGATGGGCCAGATCCGCTCGATCGTGCGCGGCATCGCCTTCGACCGCCAGGACGAACCGGCCGCGGTCCTCGGCCGGGTCGACGAGGTGATGGACGGGCTGCGGATCGGCACCATGGCCACCGCGCTGATCGCCCGCATCGAGCAGACGCCCGAGGAGCGCGAGCAGAGCGTGCGCCGGCTGCGCTGGTCGTCGGCCGGCCACCTGCCCCCGCTGGTCCGGCACGCCGACGGGACGATCGACGTCCTCTCCGCCCGCCCCGAACCGCTGCTCGGCGCCGACATCGCCCAGAACCGGACCGACCACGTGCACCGGCTGCTGCCGGAGGACACCGTGCTCTTCTACACCGACGGGCTGGTCGAGCAGGGCCGCACCACGATCGACGCCGGGCTCGAGCGGCTGATGGGCGCCGTCCGCGACCTGGGGGAGCTCGGCCCCGACGCGCTCTGCGACGCGCTGCTCGACCGGATCGTGGCCCGGCGCAGCGAGGACGACGTCGCGATCGTCGCCGTCCGCTGCCACCGGCAGAGCTGA
- a CDS encoding DMT family transporter, with amino-acid sequence MLAEAEAGTTAAGYGLGTAVAALAAVLFAVGAVLQHEAAEKSTVGGTLRMGQLLRRPRWVVGQLSTAAGTGMQVVALGLAPVAVVQPVLAVALVVALAIRAVRNRQVPLRLELIGAALTTGGLAVFLVAAKPASGVHTHQPSTLAVITAVAVSVVLVAVATLFKRGAHGALACGSAAGIAAGIGAVLISVGLTSLREGGWVHALAGIAVWGALVVAIVAQVGGQQAYARGSLAWSLPALILLDPVAAIPAAHLLLGERLEHGHAVVWLPAAAVAAVGVVLLARTGEHAPDASSEHPSDEEHPRAA; translated from the coding sequence ATGCTCGCTGAGGCAGAGGCGGGGACGACGGCGGCCGGCTACGGCCTGGGGACGGCGGTCGCGGCGCTGGCGGCGGTGCTGTTCGCCGTAGGCGCCGTCCTGCAGCACGAGGCCGCGGAGAAGAGCACGGTCGGCGGCACCCTGCGGATGGGGCAGCTGCTCCGGCGGCCGCGCTGGGTCGTGGGCCAGCTGTCCACCGCGGCCGGCACCGGCATGCAGGTGGTCGCCCTGGGTCTCGCGCCGGTCGCCGTGGTCCAGCCGGTCCTGGCCGTGGCGCTGGTCGTCGCCCTGGCGATCCGGGCGGTCCGCAACCGCCAGGTCCCGCTCCGGCTGGAGCTGATCGGCGCCGCGCTGACCACCGGCGGCCTCGCCGTCTTCCTCGTCGCCGCCAAACCGGCCAGCGGGGTGCACACGCACCAACCGTCCACGCTCGCGGTCATCACCGCGGTCGCGGTCTCCGTCGTGCTCGTCGCCGTGGCCACGCTGTTCAAGCGCGGGGCGCACGGCGCGCTGGCCTGCGGCAGCGCCGCCGGGATCGCCGCCGGCATCGGGGCCGTGCTCATCTCCGTCGGGCTGACCTCGCTCCGCGAGGGCGGGTGGGTGCATGCCCTGGCCGGCATCGCGGTGTGGGGCGCCCTGGTGGTGGCCATCGTGGCGCAGGTCGGCGGTCAGCAGGCGTACGCGCGCGGCTCGCTGGCCTGGTCGCTGCCGGCGCTGATCCTGCTCGACCCGGTCGCCGCGATCCCCGCCGCGCACCTGCTGCTCGGCGAGCGCCTCGAGCACGGGCACGCGGTGGTCTGGCTGCCGGCCGCGGCCGTTGCGGCGGTCGGCGTCGTCCTGCTCGCCCGGACCGGCGAACACGCGCCCGACGCCTCGTCGGAGCACCCCTCCGACGAAGAGCACCCCCGAGCAGCCTGA
- a CDS encoding HNH endonuclease — translation MTIPSDPLAFGPQTALGRGALGAAQVADRAMGAAFVARCRALAAFAAERPASADRAQGEPGAMSPERWAARPELLQPVSEWAAPELSIGLSCSRRRAEDLLGQALMLARLPAALAATEAGLLTVGHLWCLEEHVAPLADPVLRAEVEGVLLDWVAGRAAKGTITTPGQLAEKVLRELARRNARDRAQEAIRALAKRGVRLEGERGVGLAGLGVVGTVPEIEALHAALSACVDALPKDPSDTRTREQKLLDVLLDLVLRPGESGLPPVQVVLTLVASVQTALGGDQPAELNGRIVSAETARQLLNALTGAGLGDGALAELRRIAEEDAERVPPEPVGTAPDSEDFADWERQCQAEDDDPDPMPDDVWLASVEARLASGEIELELDRELAAAQDRWWREYAAGLHPDPDPDDHPEPAPTEPSPTDPPPGGGWWASAERALEEARAAQEQAECALARAGGQVRQAVWSDAEDEQAWRTGSGGRVDAAEDAMTALRAATIADRTALTDLLRRTAGGGLAERPRLALVDALTGALVSLTDLPALGRAVRDGRALGAPPPTGGYRPGAELDRFLRRRDRRCRFPGCRLPVSKGELDHFVRWPEGPTDAINLAGFCTGDHRGKHQAPGFTHAMTADGTLVVTTPSGITATTDPTPF, via the coding sequence GTGACCATCCCTTCCGACCCGCTGGCCTTCGGGCCGCAGACTGCCCTGGGGCGCGGTGCGCTGGGGGCGGCGCAGGTGGCGGATCGGGCGATGGGTGCGGCGTTCGTGGCCCGATGCCGGGCGCTCGCGGCGTTCGCCGCGGAGCGCCCGGCATCGGCCGATCGGGCGCAGGGCGAGCCCGGGGCGATGAGCCCGGAGCGGTGGGCGGCGCGCCCGGAGCTGCTCCAGCCGGTGTCGGAGTGGGCCGCGCCGGAGCTCTCGATCGGGCTGAGCTGCTCGCGGCGCAGGGCCGAGGATCTGCTGGGCCAGGCGCTGATGCTGGCCCGGCTGCCGGCCGCGCTGGCCGCGACCGAGGCCGGGCTGCTCACGGTCGGGCATCTGTGGTGCCTGGAGGAGCACGTGGCGCCGCTGGCCGACCCGGTGCTGCGCGCGGAGGTCGAGGGTGTGCTGCTGGACTGGGTCGCCGGCCGGGCGGCGAAGGGCACGATCACCACCCCGGGGCAGTTGGCGGAGAAGGTGCTGCGCGAGCTGGCCCGGCGCAACGCCCGGGATCGGGCGCAGGAGGCGATCAGGGCGCTGGCGAAGCGTGGCGTGCGGCTGGAGGGCGAGCGCGGGGTGGGCCTGGCCGGCCTGGGTGTGGTCGGGACGGTGCCGGAGATCGAGGCGCTGCACGCCGCGCTGTCGGCGTGTGTCGACGCGCTGCCGAAGGACCCCTCCGACACCCGCACCCGCGAGCAGAAGCTGCTGGACGTGCTGCTGGACCTGGTGCTGCGCCCCGGCGAGTCCGGGCTGCCGCCGGTGCAGGTGGTGCTGACCCTGGTCGCTTCGGTGCAGACCGCACTGGGCGGCGATCAGCCCGCGGAGCTCAACGGCCGGATCGTGTCCGCCGAGACCGCCCGGCAGCTGCTCAACGCGCTGACCGGCGCCGGCCTCGGCGACGGAGCCCTGGCCGAGCTGCGGCGCATCGCCGAGGAGGACGCCGAGCGAGTGCCTCCCGAGCCGGTCGGCACCGCGCCCGACAGCGAAGACTTCGCCGACTGGGAGCGTCAGTGCCAGGCGGAGGACGACGATCCCGATCCGATGCCCGATGACGTGTGGCTCGCCTCGGTGGAAGCCCGGCTGGCCAGCGGCGAGATCGAACTCGAGCTGGATCGGGAGCTGGCCGCGGCGCAGGACCGCTGGTGGCGCGAGTACGCCGCCGGGCTGCATCCCGACCCCGACCCGGACGATCACCCCGAACCAGCACCGACCGAACCATCCCCGACCGATCCACCGCCGGGTGGTGGCTGGTGGGCGAGTGCGGAGCGGGCGCTGGAGGAGGCGCGGGCCGCGCAGGAGCAGGCCGAGTGCGCCCTGGCCCGCGCCGGGGGGCAGGTGCGGCAGGCGGTGTGGTCCGACGCCGAAGACGAGCAGGCCTGGCGGACCGGCAGCGGCGGCCGCGTCGACGCCGCCGAGGATGCGATGACCGCGCTGCGCGCGGCCACGATCGCCGACCGGACGGCGCTGACCGACCTGCTGCGGCGCACCGCCGGCGGCGGGCTGGCCGAGCGTCCCCGCCTCGCGCTGGTCGACGCCCTCACCGGCGCCCTGGTCTCCCTCACCGACCTGCCCGCGCTGGGCCGGGCCGTACGCGACGGGCGCGCCCTGGGCGCGCCGCCGCCGACCGGCGGCTACCGGCCCGGCGCCGAGCTGGACCGGTTCCTGCGCCGCCGCGACCGGCGCTGCCGCTTCCCCGGCTGCCGGCTGCCCGTCTCCAAGGGCGAGCTCGATCACTTCGTGCGCTGGCCCGAGGGCCCGACAGACGCCATCAACCTGGCCGGGTTCTGCACCGGCGACCACCGCGGCAAGCACCAGGCCCCCGGGTTCACCCACGCCATGACCGCCGACGGCACCCTCGTCGTCACCACACCGTCGGGCATCACCGCCACCACCGACCCGACGCCCTTCTGA